The DNA sequence TCGCTCGCCGCGGGCATGGAGAGGGTGGACGCCGTGCTCTTCACGCACCACCACGCCGACCACATCCACGGCATAGACGAGCTCAGGGCCTTCAACTTCATACAGAAGCAGGCCATACCGTGCTACGGCTCGGAGCGCACGATAGAGAGGGTAAGGGGCCTTTTCGAATACATCTTCACCGACACCTCGTACGACGGCTGGAAGCCGCAGCTTGAGACCGAGGTGGCGGACGTGTCCTTTACGCTCTTCGGGGTCGAGGTGGTCCCGGTGGAGGTCCGGCACGGGCAGGCCCTGATCCTCGGCTTCCGCGTCGGCGACGTTGCGTACCTGACCGACTGCAGCGCTATACCGCCGTCGAGTATGGAGTTGCTCGACGGGCTCGAACTCCTCGTGCTGGGCGCGCTCAGGCAGAGCCCGCACCCGAGCCACTTCAGTATAGACGAGGCCGTCGACGCGGCCCGAGAGATAGCCCCCCGGAGGACCGTGCTTACGCATCTCAGCCACAACGTAGACTACGAGAAGGACGGCGCCGCCCTGCCGCCGGGCGTGGAGCTCGCCTATGACGGTATGGAGATAGAGATATGAACGGGTTTATAAAGAGCTCTCTCCTCTTTCTCTTCTTCGGATGCCTGGTGGTCTTCTTCGCGGCCGCCTCACGGCCGCTGGAGGCCCATGCCCCGCCCGTAAGCGTCCGGATAACACCGGGTGGGCCGGGGGGGGTGGGGGGGGTAGGCCAGGGAGACGTCGTTGCCGTAACCGTAAGAGGGGGGATAGGGGGAGGGGAGGAGATTTTATCGGTCCTTGGCTCTCTCGGAGAGGACCCCGTCCACTTCTTCAGGGCCGGGGAGGACAGCTTCGGCGCGCTCGTCGGTATCGACCTCGGCGTCGCGCCGGGCAGCCACGACCTGAGCCTTATTGTGGAAAGGCCGGGCGGGGTCGAGAGCTACCTCTACCGGGTTAAGGTGGCCGACGGGAAGTTCGAGACCCAGAGGATAAAGCTCCCCTCCGGTATGGTCGAGCCCTCCGGAGAGGCGCTTAAGAGGATCGCGCGCGAGCAGGCTGCGGTAGGGATGGTGTTCGATACGGTGACGCCCGAAAGGTTCTGGGAGGGTGGGTTCATCAAGCCCGTCAAAGGCAGGATGACGAGCCGGTTCGGCCTTAAGAGGGTCTTGAACGGCAAGCCCCGCTCTCCCCACAGCGGGGTGGACCTCGCCTCACCAAAGGGGAGAAAGGTCCTCGCCTCGAACTCCGGGCGCGTTGCCCTCATCGGAGACCACTACTTCAGCGGCAGGACCGTCATCGTGGACCACGGCCTGGGGCTCTATACCATGTACTCCCACCTCTCGGAGATTATCGTGGCCGAAGGCCGCGAGATAGGAAGGGGGGAGACGGTGGGGCTTGTGGGGTCGAGCGGCAGGGCCACGGGGCCGCACCTGCACTGGGGAGCGCGCCTTAACGGCGCGAGGGTGGACCCTCTTAGCCTTATGAAGGCAACGGCGGAAGAACCCCCTGAGCCCCCTGAATCCCCTAAACGCAATGGTCCGGGCGGCGGGGGGGCGTAGAGGATGCTAAGAGATTCTTTCCCGTGCAACGTAGGGACGCTTGAGAGGGCGGCGCGCTTTGTGGCGGGCTTCTTTCTGCTCTTCGTCTTCCCCGGGGATGCGGCCGCCGGCTCCTCGGGCTTTATCCTGTCGTTCTTAGGGGGGCTGGGGGTGCTCTCCGGCGCGGTAGGCTACTGCCCGATATATGCGTTCCTCAAGATCGACACCTCCGGAAAGAAGGAGGAGGGGGGGAGGGGGAGGGAGGGGCCCTCTAAGGGGTAACCTTCGTCCCGGCACGGCCCTCTAAGGCCTCTTCTATAAGCTCGGGGGTGGTTATAAAAACTTCCTTTCCGCCGTTTTCCAGAAACTCGATCGCCGCCTCTATCTTCGGCCCCATGCTGCCGGCCGGGAACTGGCCCTCCGCGAGATAACCCTTCGCCTCCTTTACGGTCATCTCCTCTATCCCCTTCTGCTCCGGCGTTCCGAAGCCGAGGTAGACCATATCTATCTCGGTCAGGTTTATGAAGAGCTCGGCCCCGACCTCGCGGGCGAGCGTGCTCGTCGCGAGGTCCTTGTCTATCACCGCGTCCACTCCGGTTAGCGTCCCGTCGGGGTCTTCGGTGACCGGCACCCCGCCGCCTCCGGCGGCTATTACGATCGTACCCGTCTCTGCGAGCTTCTTTATAACGGCGGCCTCGACCACCCTCATGGGCCTCGGAGAGGGCACGACCCGTCTGTAGGCCCCGTTCCTTCCGGCATCCTCGACCATGGACCAGCCCACCCCCCCCGCATTCCTGGTAAGCTCCTCGGCCTCCTCTATGGTGTAGTACGGGCCTATGGGCTTTGTGGGGTCGGAGAAGGCCGGGTCGTTCCGGTCGACGACCACCTGGGTGACCACGGTAACGACGTCCTCCAGCATGTGGGCCTTGCGGAGCCGGTTGTGGAGGGTCTGCTGGATCATGAACCCTATGCCGCCTTCGCTGTCAGCGTCGCATATGTATAGGGGCATGGGCGGGAGTTTTTCCTTCATGGCCTCGTTCCTTATGAGGATGTTGCCCACGATGGGGCCGTTGCCGTGGGTGATTATGACGCTCCTGCCTTCGGCCG is a window from the Thermodesulfobacteriota bacterium genome containing:
- a CDS encoding MBL fold metallo-hydrolase, translating into TSTGVPMIGCDCEICTSDNPKNRRTRSSALIRTGGEGGEGGTGGGNILIDTSTDLRAQSLAAGMERVDAVLFTHHHADHIHGIDELRAFNFIQKQAIPCYGSERTIERVRGLFEYIFTDTSYDGWKPQLETEVADVSFTLFGVEVVPVEVRHGQALILGFRVGDVAYLTDCSAIPPSSMELLDGLELLVLGALRQSPHPSHFSIDEAVDAAREIAPRRTVLTHLSHNVDYEKDGAALPPGVELAYDGMEIEI
- a CDS encoding M23 family metallopeptidase, which produces MNGFIKSSLLFLFFGCLVVFFAAASRPLEAHAPPVSVRITPGGPGGVGGVGQGDVVAVTVRGGIGGGEEILSVLGSLGEDPVHFFRAGEDSFGALVGIDLGVAPGSHDLSLIVERPGGVESYLYRVKVADGKFETQRIKLPSGMVEPSGEALKRIAREQAAVGMVFDTVTPERFWEGGFIKPVKGRMTSRFGLKRVLNGKPRSPHSGVDLASPKGRKVLASNSGRVALIGDHYFSGRTVIVDHGLGLYTMYSHLSEIIVAEGREIGRGETVGLVGSSGRATGPHLHWGARLNGARVDPLSLMKATAEEPPEPPESPKRNGPGGGGA
- a CDS encoding DUF2892 domain-containing protein, whose translation is MLRDSFPCNVGTLERAARFVAGFFLLFVFPGDAAAGSSGFILSFLGGLGVLSGAVGYCPIYAFLKIDTSGKKEEGGRGREGPSKG
- the arcC gene encoding carbamate kinase, with product MRESGKKVIVSLGGNAIIRRGETGTVEEQFENTGKACEYMARMAAEGRSVIITHGNGPIVGNILIRNEAMKEKLPPMPLYICDADSEGGIGFMIQQTLHNRLRKAHMLEDVVTVVTQVVVDRNDPAFSDPTKPIGPYYTIEEAEELTRNAGGVGWSMVEDAGRNGAYRRVVPSPRPMRVVEAAVIKKLAETGTIVIAAGGGGVPVTEDPDGTLTGVDAVIDKDLATSTLAREVGAELFINLTEIDMVYLGFGTPEQKGIEEMTVKEAKGYLAEGQFPAGSMGPKIEAAIEFLENGGKEVFITTPELIEEALEGRAGTKVTP